Proteins encoded together in one Marinithermus hydrothermalis DSM 14884 window:
- a CDS encoding ABC transporter substrate-binding protein, with product MKRVQLGLIALALTLGVAFAQVPECELDRPVVFAGLDWDSARIHNAIAAYILEHGYGCQTDSIPGSTIPLVQGLIRGDLDVMMEVWVDNIKETWDKALATGRVVDLGVNFPDAIQGWFVPRYVIEGDPERGIAPMAPDLRSVQDLPRYKTLFTDPESPDKGRFYNCILGWACEVINTKKLEAYGLSDDYTNFRPGTGAALAAAIASAYERGKPILAYYWGPTWVLGKYDLVMLEEPPFTQECWDELNSERRPQTACAYPVIKVTVGVSKDFADQAPTLVEFLKRYETSNQLVSELLAFMQDNDAEVEEAAIHFLKNYTDVWTQWVPAEVAARVQASLP from the coding sequence ATGAAGCGTGTACAGCTAGGTTTGATCGCGCTCGCGCTCACCCTGGGCGTGGCGTTCGCCCAGGTGCCTGAGTGCGAGCTGGACCGGCCCGTCGTGTTCGCTGGCCTGGACTGGGACAGCGCCCGGATCCACAACGCGATCGCCGCGTATATTCTGGAGCACGGCTACGGGTGCCAGACGGACAGCATCCCGGGCTCCACGATCCCTCTGGTACAGGGCCTGATCCGCGGGGACCTGGACGTGATGATGGAGGTCTGGGTGGATAATATTAAGGAGACCTGGGACAAGGCCCTGGCGACGGGCCGGGTGGTGGACCTCGGCGTGAACTTCCCGGATGCGATCCAGGGGTGGTTCGTGCCCCGCTATGTGATCGAGGGAGACCCGGAGCGCGGCATCGCGCCCATGGCGCCGGACCTGCGCTCGGTGCAGGACCTGCCCCGGTACAAGACGCTCTTCACCGACCCGGAAAGCCCGGATAAGGGGCGGTTCTATAACTGCATCCTGGGCTGGGCCTGCGAGGTGATCAACACCAAGAAGCTCGAGGCCTACGGCCTAAGCGACGACTACACCAACTTCCGCCCGGGGACCGGCGCGGCGCTTGCCGCGGCGATCGCGTCGGCGTACGAGCGGGGTAAGCCCATCCTGGCTTACTACTGGGGGCCGACCTGGGTGCTCGGCAAGTACGACCTCGTGATGCTGGAGGAACCGCCGTTCACCCAGGAGTGCTGGGACGAGCTGAACTCGGAGCGCCGGCCCCAGACGGCCTGCGCCTACCCGGTGATCAAGGTGACGGTCGGGGTGTCTAAGGACTTCGCCGACCAGGCGCCTACGCTGGTGGAGTTCCTCAAGCGCTACGAGACCTCGAACCAGCTGGTCAGCGAGCTCCTCGCCTTCATGCAGGACAACGACGCGGAGGTCGAGGAGGCCGCGATCCACTTCCTGAAGAACTACACCGACGTCTGGACGCAATGGGTTCCGGCCGAGGTAGCGGCGCGCGTGCAGGCGTCGCTGCCGTAG
- a CDS encoding ABC transporter permease — translation MEFPESLHLPLGDWVDAFVNWLVIQYGDAFEALSNSLLFVLVRLERFLGTLPWWSVVLVVALLAWHASRRWVLAVGLAATMFLIGALGLWDLAIQTLALMIVATTISVLIGVPTGILMSRSDRLRAFLLPLLDAMQTMPSFVYLIPALMLFGLGKVPAVFATVIYAVPPAIRLTDLGIRLVDKEVLEASEAFGATARQKLLGVQLPLALPNIMAGINQTTMMALSMVVIASMIGARGLGEQVLLGIQRLDVGQGTEAGVAIVALAIVMDRITQAYGKRTEVYRKAGE, via the coding sequence ATGGAGTTTCCGGAGTCGCTGCACCTACCCTTGGGTGACTGGGTGGATGCGTTCGTGAATTGGTTGGTCATCCAGTATGGGGACGCCTTCGAAGCGCTTTCCAACAGCCTGTTGTTCGTCCTGGTGCGCCTCGAGCGGTTTTTAGGGACGCTGCCCTGGTGGAGCGTAGTGCTCGTCGTGGCTCTGTTGGCGTGGCACGCGAGCCGGCGCTGGGTGCTGGCCGTGGGGCTTGCGGCCACCATGTTCCTGATCGGGGCGCTGGGGCTTTGGGACCTCGCGATTCAAACGCTCGCTTTGATGATCGTGGCCACCACGATCTCGGTCCTTATCGGGGTGCCTACCGGCATCCTGATGAGCCGCAGCGACCGGTTGCGCGCGTTTTTGCTGCCGCTTTTGGATGCGATGCAAACCATGCCGAGCTTCGTGTACCTGATCCCGGCCCTCATGCTGTTCGGGCTGGGGAAGGTCCCCGCGGTGTTCGCCACGGTGATCTACGCGGTGCCCCCGGCGATCCGCCTCACCGACCTGGGGATCCGGCTGGTGGACAAGGAGGTCCTCGAGGCTTCGGAGGCCTTCGGCGCGACCGCCCGGCAGAAGCTGTTAGGAGTGCAGCTGCCGCTCGCCTTGCCGAACATCATGGCGGGCATCAACCAAACCACGATGATGGCCCTTTCGATGGTGGTGATCGCTTCGATGATCGGGGCGCGGGGCTTGGGTGAGCAGGTCCTGCTCGGCATTCAGCGCCTGGACGTGGGGCAGGGTACCGAGGCCGGGGTCGCGATCGTGGCCTTGGCGATCGTGATGGACCGCATCACCCAGGCCTACGGGAAACGCACCGAGGTGTACCGGAAGGCGGGGGAGTGA